The stretch of DNA TTCGTCATGGAACGGTCTCTTATGGCTCAGCCGTTTGACGCGTCGAAGGGAACACTGAGCGGCCAGGCGTTTCCGATCACCGAGGATGTCGGATTCGACCAGACCTACAGCTTCGGTCTCTTCTCGGCGTCCTCCGGAGGGGTCCTTGCCCTCGGACTCGGCGCCGGCTCGACCGGCAACAGGCAACTCGTCTGGTTCGACAGGTCCGGGAAACGGCTTGAGAAGGCCGGGACCTCCGGCTCCAATTTTGATTTCTGTGTCTCTCCCGACGAGAAGCGCGTTGTGTTCCGTCGGGTCGATCCGCTGACCAGAAACAACGACCTCTGGATACTCGATCTCCAGCGCCAGACTGAATCCCGTTTCACATTCAGCTCCGCGGTCGACGACGATCCGGTTTGGTCGTCGGATGGAAGCCGGGTGTTCTTTGACTCGAATCCCGAGGGAGTTGCCAATCTCTATCAAAAGGTCGGGAGCGGCGCGGGAACCGAGGAGCTCCTGTTCAAATCCCCGGACGGGAAGTTCCCGATGGATTGTTCACCGGACGGGCGGTATCTACTGTTTCAGCAGCTCGGCCAGAGAACGAAGGAAGATTTGTGGATATTGCCCACTGGAGGAGATAGAAAACCGTATCCGTACGTGCAATCCGCCGCGAGCGAGTATTCGGGTCATTTTTCCCCGGATGGGCGATGGATTGCATACTCCTCCGATGAATCGGGGAAGTATGAGGTCTATGTCCAGGCATTTCCCCTCACGCAGGGGAAGTGGCAGGTCTCCATCTCGGGTGGCGCGGCGCCCTTGTGGAGCAAGGACGGGAAGGAGCTTTTCTACCTCGCCCCGGACAAAAAGGTCATGGCGGTCAGCGTGACCGGGAGGGGGACTTCATTCGAGCAGGGGATTCCGAAACCGTTATTCGACACAGATGTCGACGTCTATGTGGCGGCGGCAAGGTACGCCGTTTCGAAAGATGGAAAGAGATTTCTCATCAACTCCTCGGTCGAGGGAAGCAGTTCAAAACCGATCATGATCGCGCTCGACTGGGCCCACGGAATAACGCGAAAGTAATCAGCTGCACCCGTCGAGCCCCGGAATCTCCTATTCTCGTCATCCCGACATGCTTTAGGTCGGGATCTTTCTAAAAGCGGCGGAGGCGAGCACGGCTGATGTCACACACCGCAATTATTTCAGCAGGTGCTGCTTCATGAACATCACGGTCGCGTAGAACTGGTAATCCTGGTTCTTCTTCTTTGCGAAGCCGTGCCCCTCGTCTTTCGCCAGCAGGAACCAAACCGGCGTGGCACTCTTCTTCAAGGTCGACACCATCTGCTCCGCTTCCGTGTAGGGCACCCGCGGGTCGTTCTTTCCCTGCACCACGAACATCGGCTTCGTCACGTTTTGGGCTTTGTTCAGAGGCGCAATTTTTTCCAGGAAGGCCCGCATCTTGGGCTCCCGCTCGTCTCCATACTCGACCCGCCGCAGGTCGCGCCGGTATGCCTCCGTGTGTTCCAGGAACGTGACAAAGTTGGTGACCCCGACCACCGGAAGGGAACACCGGATTTTATCGTTGTAGGTGGTCGCGACTGCAAACGTCATGAAGCCCCCGTAGCTTCCCCCGGTGACCATGATCCGGTCTCCGTCGAGCCCCGGCTGGGTTTTGATCCAGTCGATCAGTGCCCCGATATCGCGGTAGGAATCCTCGCGCTTAAACCCGTTGTCGAGCTTCAGGAACGTCTTCCCGTAGCCTGTCGATCCGCGGACATTCGGGAAGAGAATCGCGGCGCCCAATTCGTTCAGGTAATAATTATTCCTGCCGAGAAATCCCGGGCGGAACTGGGACTCCGGCCCCCCGTGGATATTGATGATCACGGGCGTCTTGCCTGAAAACTTCGCCGGCGGCCGGTAGAGGAAGCCGGAGATCATTTTCCCATCGAACGATTTCCACCTGACAAGCTCGGGCTCGGGGAACTTCTCTATGTTCAGCCCCCCGGTTTCGCTGAATGTCCACCGGTCGACCTTCTGTTGCGCGATGTCCAGCGAATAGACATCCAGAGCGGAACGGGCGGAGGTCATGTTGAACCCAAGGAGCGTGCCGTCTTTGTGGAACTGCAGCCCCGTGACTCCGCCGACCGGAAGCTTCGGCACGGGCAGAACTTTTCGCGTGGCCAGATCCATCAGATGCAAGACACTCATGCCGTCTTCGTTGGTCGTGAACGCGATTGTCTTGCCGTCCCCGGTGATGTCGAAATCGTCCACATCCCACGGGATGTCTTTGGTGATGTAGTCGTGCTTGCCGGTCGCAAAGTCGATATAGGTAAGCCGGAGGAACTCCGACCCCCGGTCCGTCACGGTGTAAAACCCCTTGCCGTCCGAGCTAAACCTCCCGCCCTGATAGGAGACCTCCTCGCCTTTCTTCTGCGGCGTGATCAGTTTCTTTTCACCCGTCCTGGCGTCGAACATCCAGATATACGACTCGTTTGCGGAGACCTCCCGTTCTGCGAGAATCTCCGTGCCATCCTGGGACCAGTCAAGCGGATTCCAGGCTTCTCCTTCGCTCAACTGTGCGAGCATCGCGTCCGATTTCGGGTTCAGGGGGTCGACGGTATAGAAGTCGATATCCTTGCCGTTGCGCCGGGTCGAGCCGTACGCCATGCGGCTTCCGTCCTTCGACCAGATGCCGAGCGTGTTCCTCGATTTTCCGTCGGTCAGCAGCGTAATATCGCCCGTCGAAAGATCGAAGCGGTAATTCTGAAACCACTCGCCGCCGCCGATATCCTTATTGAAGACAAAATAGTCGTCGTGGACGGGACCGAAGGAGGCGTTCCCGACGCGATCGGGGAAGAAGGTCATTTGCGTCCGCGCACCGCCGGGGAACCTGACATAGTGCACCTGCGCGACGTCGCTGAACCTGGTCGAGATGAGCATTTCGTGCCTGGCCGGGTTCCATCCAAAAAGAGCGGCGCTGCGGAACTCCGTATAGCGTCCGACCTCGGAGGCGATCTGCGACGGTATCGGCGGGATTCCCTCGACGACGAGATTGTCGGCGGGAAGGATGTCGGCCGATTGCGCAAAGGAATTCGTGAGGCAGAAAAAAGCTGCCAGAACCGGAACGATGAACCTCTTCATGGATGACTCCTCGAAGGAACCTGGTTGGATGGCTTTCTGCCTGTGAATGCTTCCGGTGGACGCATAACCGGGCAGAGTCTGATTCACAGGGGTGTACGGCGGGCGGGGGCAGGAGTTACACGGGGAAAACCGTTAATCTCCGGTCGGGACGATTCCGCTGGTTTCCATCATCAGCATGACGGTTTTCTTCGGGGCGCGCGGGCGGTGCATCACGCCTTTTGAGATCGTCACCCCCTGCCCCGGGTTCAGCTCTATCGTCCTCCCCTCGAGGTCGATCAGCAATTTGCCTTCGAGGACATAGAAGAACTCATCGTCGGCGTCGTGCTTGTGCCAGTGGTACTCCCCTTCCACGATCCCCAGCCGTACGACGCTGTCGTTGACTTTCGTGAGAGTCTGATTAAACCATTTGTCTTTACACTCGTTGACCATGCTGGGGATGTCGATCAGTTCCAGGTGCTGGAACTTAATATCGAGCTTTGTGACGTACCTGGTTTCGTTTGTCATGATTGAATCCCGGTTGTTGTGGGGAGGTGTTCGGCCG from Bacteroidota bacterium encodes:
- a CDS encoding prolyl oligopeptidase family serine peptidase codes for the protein MKRFIVPVLAAFFCLTNSFAQSADILPADNLVVEGIPPIPSQIASEVGRYTEFRSAALFGWNPARHEMLISTRFSDVAQVHYVRFPGGARTQMTFFPDRVGNASFGPVHDDYFVFNKDIGGGEWFQNYRFDLSTGDITLLTDGKSRNTLGIWSKDGSRMAYGSTRRNGKDIDFYTVDPLNPKSDAMLAQLSEGEAWNPLDWSQDGTEILAEREVSANESYIWMFDARTGEKKLITPQKKGEEVSYQGGRFSSDGKGFYTVTDRGSEFLRLTYIDFATGKHDYITKDIPWDVDDFDITGDGKTIAFTTNEDGMSVLHLMDLATRKVLPVPKLPVGGVTGLQFHKDGTLLGFNMTSARSALDVYSLDIAQQKVDRWTFSETGGLNIEKFPEPELVRWKSFDGKMISGFLYRPPAKFSGKTPVIINIHGGPESQFRPGFLGRNNYYLNELGAAILFPNVRGSTGYGKTFLKLDNGFKREDSYRDIGALIDWIKTQPGLDGDRIMVTGGSYGGFMTFAVATTYNDKIRCSLPVVGVTNFVTFLEHTEAYRRDLRRVEYGDEREPKMRAFLEKIAPLNKAQNVTKPMFVVQGKNDPRVPYTEAEQMVSTLKKSATPVWFLLAKDEGHGFAKKKNQDYQFYATVMFMKQHLLK
- a CDS encoding cupin domain-containing protein — encoded protein: MTNETRYVTKLDIKFQHLELIDIPSMVNECKDKWFNQTLTKVNDSVVRLGIVEGEYHWHKHDADDEFFYVLEGKLLIDLEGRTIELNPGQGVTISKGVMHRPRAPKKTVMLMMETSGIVPTGD